The following are from one region of the Planctomycetota bacterium genome:
- a CDS encoding RDD family protein, giving the protein MPVAGRALVVLMLALLLAPAGARAQPETMLGAGAIVPPDGAGAGMAWLVLGQSAEGVDVLHLPARDGVGGMEDGLARLAVSLRAAPRFIAARGERVYLVFETPTGPAFEGKVKPRPRQVLSMAGVVGSDGRWTTIPDGRLTVEISLPGEGTLLGVAGSDVGLFALHRQGDEVRLLELRDDGWQALPDPVPPGASRLFGVRGGVGVVSAQDTGVSIGLGLREGAGDMRWAWASAEGAAGAGALAGHIAYASGQVVIAADAPDGSVVLLARTLPWSTGGWREIARTSPAPGRRALCALDGSGRVILITPSTEPDAPRALPEAFEVSVASGRVFYAGQLRLLGPVGRADVFVLLVLFVGLGLSIVLTVVPVREVSVVIPENTSLAEPSRRAIAGLIDLALLLGAGVAVGAVPAEQMWSTQWWMSAPGLLTLLAGLGLAGVGGGVCEWFTGRTPGKFLTGCRVVTVRPIPGDLAARPSLGQSLVRSIIKWCLPPVGLLAVFDPTGRPRADQIARTAVVVASAADEPDDE; this is encoded by the coding sequence ATGCCCGTCGCCGGGCGCGCACTCGTCGTGCTGATGCTGGCGCTGCTGCTCGCGCCGGCGGGGGCGCGTGCGCAGCCCGAGACCATGCTGGGCGCGGGCGCGATCGTCCCGCCCGACGGCGCGGGCGCCGGGATGGCCTGGCTCGTGCTGGGCCAGTCCGCCGAGGGTGTCGACGTCCTGCACCTGCCGGCGCGCGACGGCGTGGGAGGCATGGAGGACGGGCTCGCGCGGCTCGCCGTCAGCCTGCGCGCCGCGCCGCGCTTCATCGCCGCCCGGGGCGAGCGCGTGTACCTCGTGTTCGAGACGCCGACCGGCCCGGCCTTCGAAGGAAAGGTCAAGCCCCGCCCGCGTCAGGTGCTGTCCATGGCCGGCGTCGTCGGGAGCGACGGACGCTGGACCACCATCCCCGACGGACGACTCACGGTCGAGATCTCGCTCCCCGGCGAAGGCACCCTCCTGGGCGTCGCCGGGTCCGACGTCGGGCTCTTCGCGCTGCATCGGCAGGGCGACGAGGTCCGCCTGCTCGAACTCCGCGACGACGGGTGGCAGGCGCTGCCCGACCCGGTTCCCCCGGGCGCGTCGCGCCTCTTCGGCGTGCGGGGCGGGGTGGGGGTCGTCAGCGCGCAGGACACGGGCGTCTCCATCGGCCTGGGGCTGCGCGAGGGCGCGGGCGACATGCGATGGGCGTGGGCGAGCGCCGAGGGCGCGGCCGGCGCGGGCGCGTTGGCGGGCCACATCGCGTACGCCTCCGGGCAGGTGGTCATCGCGGCCGACGCCCCGGACGGGTCCGTCGTGCTGCTCGCGCGCACGCTGCCCTGGAGCACCGGGGGCTGGCGGGAAATCGCGCGTACAAGCCCGGCGCCGGGCAGGCGTGCGCTCTGCGCGCTCGATGGTTCCGGGCGGGTGATCCTCATCACGCCCTCCACCGAGCCCGATGCCCCGCGCGCGCTGCCGGAGGCCTTCGAGGTGTCGGTCGCGTCGGGGCGGGTGTTCTACGCCGGGCAGCTCCGGCTGCTGGGCCCGGTCGGTCGTGCGGACGTCTTCGTGCTGCTCGTGCTGTTCGTGGGGCTGGGGCTGTCGATCGTGCTGACGGTCGTGCCGGTGCGAGAGGTGTCGGTGGTGATCCCGGAGAACACGTCGCTGGCCGAGCCGTCGCGCCGCGCCATCGCGGGGCTGATCGACCTGGCGCTGCTGCTGGGCGCGGGGGTTGCGGTGGGGGCGGTCCCGGCGGAGCAGATGTGGTCGACGCAGTGGTGGATGAGCGCGCCGGGCCTGCTCACCCTGCTGGCGGGGCTGGGCCTGGCGGGCGTCGGGGGCGGCGTGTGCGAGTGGTTCACCGGACGCACGCCCGGGAAGTTCCTTACCGGATGCCGCGTCGTGACGGTCCGGCCGATCCCCGGCGACCTCGCGGCCCGCCCGAGCCTGGGCCAGTCGCTCGTCCGCAGCATCATCAAGTGGTGCCTCCCGCCCGTGGGTCTGCTGGCGGTCTTCGACCCCACCGGGCGGCCGCGCGCCGACCAGATCGCCCGTACCGCGGTCGTCGTCGCCTCCGCGGCGGACGAACCGGACGACGAATAG
- a CDS encoding dockerin type I repeat-containing protein has protein sequence MKRTSMLSAVVALSACGAAAVAQPDVIVGELNGISNYTASGGIHAYSVGTTSCNIGNQPLLWIAGNNQHPVIGQSMHRFRIVNGAGQFEQIGASHLKHGFTALQENACFSDCQAHPNGTRLGVRCSDPYGAGLNGIQSGLGPRDEVNAATGAYPYPFTSRSYSGSIARRLQVLAADLDPAQGNSNALYFVSGHYITPDDAAAGNGGNNASYRRAFRSSGTSNWTFSLNSSNPQYATRRQLSPIYAWQECEPGVTVREEAVPTEPGLRTVVQLGSKVTPIANNMYHYEYALHNLNSHDSVRGFVVNFPTTGNPGCIEVENVGFRDIFYHSGEPWQGTDWAALKTATGHQWTTDTFAANPNANALRWGTTYTFRFDSPRPPVAGTVTLQLYRSGGTMTIPVQVPSSCECPDPDFNGDGNVDQDDIACLEQVVGGNSACSSADADLNNDGNVDQDDIAYLAQLVAGSPC, from the coding sequence GTGAAACGAACGAGCATGTTGTCGGCGGTGGTGGCTCTGTCCGCGTGCGGCGCCGCGGCGGTGGCGCAGCCGGACGTGATTGTCGGCGAACTGAACGGGATCTCGAACTACACGGCGTCGGGCGGCATCCACGCCTACTCGGTGGGCACCACCTCGTGCAACATCGGCAACCAGCCGCTGCTCTGGATCGCGGGGAACAACCAGCACCCGGTGATCGGGCAGTCGATGCACCGCTTCCGGATCGTGAACGGCGCGGGCCAGTTCGAGCAGATCGGCGCCAGCCACCTGAAGCACGGGTTCACGGCGTTGCAGGAGAACGCCTGCTTCAGCGACTGCCAGGCGCACCCGAACGGCACGCGCCTGGGCGTGCGCTGCTCCGACCCGTACGGGGCGGGCCTGAACGGCATCCAGAGCGGGCTGGGCCCGCGCGATGAAGTGAACGCCGCCACCGGCGCGTACCCCTACCCCTTCACCAGCCGGTCGTACTCGGGCAGCATCGCCCGTCGCCTGCAGGTGCTGGCGGCGGACCTCGACCCCGCGCAGGGCAACAGCAACGCGTTGTACTTCGTGAGCGGGCACTACATCACGCCCGACGACGCCGCCGCCGGCAACGGCGGGAACAACGCGTCGTACCGGCGGGCCTTCCGCTCGAGCGGGACGAGCAACTGGACGTTCTCGCTGAACTCGTCGAACCCGCAGTACGCCACGCGCCGCCAGCTCTCGCCGATCTACGCCTGGCAGGAGTGCGAGCCGGGCGTGACCGTCCGCGAGGAGGCCGTGCCGACCGAGCCGGGCCTGCGCACCGTGGTGCAGCTCGGGTCCAAGGTCACCCCCATCGCCAACAACATGTACCACTACGAGTACGCCCTGCACAACCTCAACTCGCACGACTCGGTCCGCGGGTTCGTCGTGAACTTCCCGACGACCGGCAACCCCGGGTGCATCGAGGTCGAGAACGTCGGCTTCCGCGACATCTTCTACCACTCCGGCGAGCCCTGGCAGGGCACCGACTGGGCGGCCCTCAAGACCGCCACCGGGCACCAGTGGACCACCGACACCTTCGCCGCCAATCCCAACGCGAACGCGCTGCGCTGGGGCACGACCTACACCTTCCGCTTTGATTCGCCCCGTCCGCCCGTGGCCGGCACCGTGACCCTGCAGTTGTACCGCAGCGGCGGCACCATGACCATCCCGGTGCAGGTCCCGTCGTCGTGCGAGTGCCCCGACCCGGACTTCAACGGCGACGGCAACGTCGATCAGGACGACATCGCCTGCCTCGAGCAGGTCGTCGGCGGCAACTCCGCGTGCTCCTCGGCCGACGCCGACCTGAACAACGACGGCAACGTCGATCAGGACGACATCGCCTACCTCGCGCAGCTCGTCGCGGGCTCACCCTGCTGA
- a CDS encoding tetratricopeptide repeat protein yields MAQTGSGNAAAEGRTCGGGTISLPVLAPGGRAGGRAGGKSSPNLVRKSRMGRWRAIVLIAVHVIIAAHIIQWLVTGMTLSPVEPSESMYTLETGAINAGFVMFALAILSTVLFGRFFCGWACHVVALQDLCGSWMQKLGVRPRPWRTRLPLYWATLLALYMFVWPTVLREAVVPILDATGTARPTWAQDAAPFPGLRPEFMVEDFWRTFPPWYIAIPFLAVCGFATVYFLGNKGFCTYACPYGGFFAPLDKISVGKIVVSDACNQCGHCTTACSSNVRVHQEVKDYGMVVDPGCMKCLDCVSVCPNDALGFGFRTPSLLAPARTSPEVRAKASRPRSDLSWVEEAWVFVLGIALFVAFRQFLNMVPLLMAAGIAIIGAFGVWKLTRLLRDPNVTFQNLQLKLKGRLRPAGMVFGAGVLVLTGVGAWSGAVRFFRWRADTLDRAIVTPFELVYSPGYAPAPEDKANAERALALYGRSLAPSEGGFGWGPTPDMAIRMSWLSSVAGDLPRAEAHLRRAFSLAPPGDDLVFGLARMRALQGDGPEQALELYQDMLAKHPSLHQVRLATAQLLGSAGRLQEAGDVLGPMYEATRRRPTPQQATAGAEILIALGRTQEAIRVLEAQRTRSPKVAMVRAMLARGYYVTGRKDDALAELVAATEHDEQNPVMWSMLSGLFSELGRPVEAAQAARRAEDLARQARPVLPPGAGAEGPGS; encoded by the coding sequence ATGGCGCAAACGGGGTCGGGGAACGCGGCGGCGGAGGGACGAACGTGCGGCGGGGGCACGATCTCGCTGCCCGTGCTCGCGCCGGGCGGGCGTGCGGGCGGGCGTGCGGGCGGGAAGTCGAGCCCGAACCTGGTGCGCAAGTCGCGGATGGGCCGCTGGCGGGCGATCGTGCTCATCGCGGTGCACGTCATCATCGCGGCGCACATCATCCAGTGGCTGGTGACGGGCATGACGCTCTCGCCGGTCGAGCCGTCGGAATCGATGTACACGCTCGAGACGGGCGCGATCAACGCGGGCTTCGTGATGTTCGCGCTCGCGATCCTCTCGACGGTGCTGTTCGGGCGCTTCTTCTGCGGCTGGGCGTGCCACGTCGTCGCGCTGCAGGACCTGTGCGGTAGTTGGATGCAGAAGCTGGGCGTGCGGCCCAGGCCATGGCGCACGCGGCTGCCCCTGTACTGGGCGACGCTGCTGGCGCTGTACATGTTCGTGTGGCCCACGGTGCTGCGCGAGGCGGTGGTGCCGATCCTCGACGCGACCGGCACGGCCCGCCCGACGTGGGCGCAGGATGCAGCGCCGTTCCCGGGGCTGCGCCCGGAGTTCATGGTCGAGGATTTCTGGCGGACGTTCCCGCCGTGGTACATCGCGATTCCTTTCCTCGCGGTGTGCGGGTTTGCGACGGTGTACTTCCTGGGCAACAAGGGGTTCTGCACGTACGCGTGCCCGTACGGCGGGTTCTTCGCGCCGCTCGACAAGATCTCCGTCGGCAAGATCGTCGTGTCCGACGCGTGCAACCAGTGCGGGCACTGCACCACCGCGTGCTCGAGCAACGTCCGCGTGCACCAGGAGGTCAAGGACTACGGCATGGTCGTCGACCCCGGGTGCATGAAGTGCCTTGACTGCGTGAGCGTCTGCCCGAACGACGCGCTTGGCTTCGGGTTCCGCACACCGAGCCTGCTGGCGCCGGCGCGGACGAGCCCCGAGGTGCGGGCGAAGGCGTCGCGCCCCAGGTCGGACCTGTCGTGGGTGGAAGAGGCCTGGGTGTTCGTGCTGGGGATCGCGCTGTTCGTCGCGTTCCGCCAGTTCCTCAACATGGTGCCGCTGCTGATGGCGGCGGGCATCGCGATCATCGGCGCGTTCGGGGTGTGGAAGCTCACGCGCCTGCTGCGCGACCCCAACGTGACGTTCCAGAACCTGCAGTTGAAACTGAAGGGACGCCTGCGCCCCGCGGGCATGGTCTTCGGCGCGGGCGTGCTGGTGCTGACCGGGGTGGGCGCGTGGTCGGGCGCGGTCCGGTTCTTCCGCTGGCGTGCCGACACGCTGGACCGCGCGATCGTCACGCCGTTCGAACTCGTGTACTCGCCCGGGTACGCGCCCGCGCCGGAGGACAAGGCGAACGCGGAGCGCGCCCTGGCGCTCTACGGGCGCTCGCTGGCGCCGTCCGAGGGCGGCTTCGGCTGGGGGCCCACGCCCGACATGGCCATCCGGATGTCGTGGCTGTCGAGCGTCGCGGGCGATCTTCCGCGTGCGGAAGCGCACCTTCGCCGGGCGTTCTCGCTGGCCCCGCCGGGCGATGACCTGGTCTTCGGGCTTGCGCGGATGCGCGCCCTGCAGGGCGACGGGCCCGAGCAGGCGCTCGAGCTGTACCAGGACATGCTCGCGAAGCACCCGTCGCTGCACCAGGTGCGGCTGGCGACGGCGCAGCTGCTCGGATCGGCGGGGCGTCTGCAGGAGGCCGGCGACGTGCTGGGCCCGATGTACGAGGCGACGCGTCGGCGCCCGACACCCCAGCAGGCGACCGCCGGCGCCGAGATCCTCATCGCCCTGGGGCGGACGCAAGAGGCGATCCGCGTGCTGGAGGCGCAGCGGACCCGCAGCCCGAAGGTGGCGATGGTCCGGGCGATGCTCGCGCGCGGGTACTACGTGACCGGGCGGAAGGACGACGCGTTGGCGGAACTGGTGGCGGCGACGGAGCATGATGAACAGAACCCCGTCATGTGGTCGATGCTGAGCGGGCTGTTCTCGGAGCTGGGTCGTCCGGTGGAGGCGGCCCAGGCCGCCCGGCGGGCGGAGGATCTGGCGAGACAGGCCCGGCCGGTACTGCCCCCGGGAGCGGGGGCCGAGGGCCCGGGATCCTGA